GAAGAGTTattccctccaccacctctattcttTGTTCATTCTGTCTGGTAActttaacgtaactttaaataataggctttgagtggcacgtcttcaagacgtgtggtgtaactaaagcaatatttatagacgtgttactgtcagggttaagaaacacaaattttcaactgaaatgatgcacagaaggcctgttgatatttcagatgaattaagaacactgcggTCAGAACGAAAGAAGACGTACTGGGCAGATAaaaagaatcaaacagtacaatcttcaaagaaaaagtgtacatggaagactcaagtggtccaatgtggccaataaagttaataataatagaaaatgaaTATTATACAAATTCAGTTTCGTACAGTACATACAAAGTTGGagtaaaaatgaatgaaacattTGAAACTGCTTTTACTTGTTAATAATGCAACAGTGCACAGTGGTAGGAGTATCCTTCACCACCGCAGATTTCTGTGGTTGGATTAGACAAGAGTGATATTTCTGTTCATTCAGCCTGGTGTTATGCTGCCTTCGATGGTCGCGATATAAGCCTTCCTGTACAAACAGGAAGATGGTACATTCCTGGGATGGAAAGAGGATCCCAATGGTTCTTAGCTGAGTGTAACTGCTGGgatgttttctttgtttttgtaaAGTTGGTCGTGATGGTGTGATGCTTTAAAACCTTGCCAATTCTGTTCTATTACATTACAATGTCTGTTTTTCCTTGGTCATGAAATAAAATTTGAGGAAACCATAATTCTGGCTACAACCTGTCTGGCTCATCTCTCTGTGGAGGTAATGAAACATGACAACTCTTTCTACAAGAAAGAAGAAGGCCTACAGATTAGCAGAGTATGGCAACTGTTGACAGAAGAATGACCACAATGAGTCACACTGCACAGGTTTTAGGGGCACCTGTCGCCACCATGTAGGCTTACTGCTTATAGAAGTAtgcacagggcacaagatgaataacagtgtcattctactatttgaatgtggcaaacgtgggtctgtgtttacgtattcaaacatcataccgatgaaaaaaatatttgaacgatgcaggactTGAACCACCGGTGGCACATTCCATTGATTGTTAGGCGAACGCACGTCCGCTACGCTACATTGCtgtatggaagataggaaaacttaaagggtccaccttttcagatGATTCAGATTGCCACCAGTTCAGATTGTAGAGATGCTCACCAGCAGAACTTATAATGGACCAGCAGAATGTCAATCTGAATGGAACAGTGCTGGTCTTGGTCTCCCGCAAAGAATTTTGTTTGCCCTGATCAGAATCTTAACCAACGATGGACAATGTGGTTCGTTGCTTTGTAAGTGGGGTATTTCAACTTCCTCCAGTTGTGACTGGTCCAGTGAATCAAATTATTCACTACATCGTTGTTGAATAATCAAGGAGAGCATACTCTGGATCAGTGGAGGACTTAGTGAGAACAACTAGAAAGGTTACGTGTTGGATGAACAAACTGGAAATACGCCTGTGAAATCCATAAGGCTAATTTTATTGTTTCAATAGTTTGCTCCAATTCTTGTATTTATATGCATGTAAATGTGAAGCTAACATTCAAAAGTGACTTTGTCTTAGCTCTGTTGGTCTCTGAAAGTAGACTATTCATTCAAAAAACCACTTTGTCCACTGCTGTATTCATTGAAGCAAGACTTAGTCATCTTCAGCCAATCAGAACACTAGCATCATACACATTGATTCCCATCATGCATTGCGTGAACAGCAATGTTTATCATGATTATTGCTTTTGGTCTTCAATCCAAtttttgattaaattttcctttgtcatATTTGTTATTCACTATTCATACATTATGGATTCTTGTGAAACAGTTTTAGTTAGAGAATGCAACAAAGGGACACAAAAGGGATGCTCAGGTTTAACAGCAAGAGGAGCAGAAAAAAATAAAGAGGTATTGGAAAGGTGTTGGACAAAACCTATTTGTTCCATGTAAACGTGTAAACAAATGCTATCAGTGTAAAATGTTCAGACCTTCAGATTGTTCTTTTGTAAGGTATAAGTTAGCATCAATCCCTGATAAAATttctcaatgtaattttattgcaaCAAAACTTACCGTTAAATCGGTTAACAGAAGACGACCACAACAGACAGTAAATAAACAACCACATGCATACAGTCTGAAATTTCTTTTACCAACAAAACTAGGGAAGCCAGTGAATGTCTGTAAGAAATTTTTTATATCTGTGCTTTTGGTAAAACAAACAAAGCTAAGAAATATAGCACATAAGGTTAAATGTGGTGAACACTTGATTGAGAAGCGAGGTAGTGATAGAAGGTCTAGCAAATCTATACAGAAGAAGGAAGAATCTCAAAGGTCATGAAAGCCATTACATTAGGCAGAAGTCAAAGAGGATATACTTAGATTTCTCACTTAATATAAGTAAACTCTATATAATCTATAACAAAGATGCGATTACTGAGCTGAGAGTCAGCTTTGCAAGGTTTTGCCGTATTTTTGTGTCAGAATTTAACTTTGGTTTCAGAACACCAGCTTCAGATATTTGTATCTATTGTGCCAAATTATCATTCCTAATCAAAACCAGTCAAAATCCAGAAAAATCAAATTATGTGATAGAAAAGACAGCGCACAGATTACGTGCTAATGCATTTTATGAAAGTCTTCAAGAAGATCAACCGCAAGATATAGTCACATTACAGTATGTTTTGACTTCCAGCAAGTAcaacctcatcgtcgccataagacctatctgtgtcggtgcgacgtaaagcccctagcaaaaaaaaaaaaaaaaaaagtacaacctCTTCCCAAGACACCAATTCAAGAGGCATACTATTCGAGACAAATAAGTTTGTATAATTTATACATTGTTGACCCTAAGCAAGACCACTCTCCAGTATTTTATGTATGGACTGAAAACCAGGCTGGTCGAGGTGCTAAAGAGGTATCCAGTGCTCTTTTACATCACTTGAGTTCACTAGATTTGGAgaataagaaaaaaataattattttgtgaCGAGTGTGCAGCTCAGAACAAAAACAATCACATTCTGCGTACTCTTTTCATTTTATGTTGAGAACAACAGGCATTGAAGATATTGTAATTACTTATCCAGTGATAGGTCATAACTATATGCCAGCAGACTGTGTTTTTGGTCAGATAGAAAAACAGTTGAGAAAGAAGCCTACAATTATTTCAAAAGAAGAATACTATGATGTGTTTAAAACAGTGGGTGATGTTTGGATACCAGGTAGAGATTGGAAACTGTATGATGTTAAGAAGCTTGGAAAGTGTTTCAAGAAGTTAGATAGGGTCAGTGAAATGAAACAAATTCACATTCGTAGTACAGTAAATCAATGTGGAGAACGTGAAGGTAATGTAAAGgcctaataatgttattttttgctttacgtcccactaactacttttacggttttacagagacacctaggtgccagaattttgtcccgcaggagttcttttacgtgtaattaaatctaccgacacgaggctgaggtatttgagcaccttcaagtaccaccggactgagccaggattgaacctgccaagtaagggtcagaaggccagcacctcaactgtctgagccactcagcctggcatgtaAAGGCCTATGAACATGGTAGATTTGAAAGTGAACTAAATATACTTCAATCAGTATTAAAGAGAGGTTGGAGCTCAGACATAAGTAGTGGTTTCTGTTTACAGGAAGTTCAGCCATCTCACCCACTCTCAACTGAGAAAATTCAAGATGTGAGGAAACTTCTCCTTCTTTGGTGAAAATTGGTATAGGCAAAAAGATTTGGAATGGTACAAGAGATTGTTAATGGATACATCTGCAGCAAGTGTTCCTCCTGAAGAAGTATTATGTGactgtttggaagatgatgtgggCTTCCATATATAAAGATAGATATTTCTGTCTTTAAGTTTCATAAAAATAGATACTGTGATTATTATATGAGTAAATGACACTGTGGTTGAATGTTCTGCTTATTACAAATGTTCAAAATGTTTTAGACTTATTAAATTAATGTACAGTCAAAGAGGACTATGTCCCGTGTTCATGCAAACAGAAAGTATTATGTCCTCTCAGTTCAGTTAAAAACCACTATATCCAGAATTTTGTATGTTAATACTGAATTTCTACTGTAGTTTGATTTGATTATGGTGTCGTGTTACATTTGTATAACCTATATGTATGTACTTCAATGCATAAAGTAAGCAATAAGATGTTAATTTGAGAAAGACCTGTATTTTTGATCATTCCTTAAAGTTGTATTTGAGTGACAGTCTCTTTTGAATGTTAGCTCGACAAATAATGTATCACATTTTGTGTACAATGTCATAATAAGTTATTATTCCTCCATTAGGATCTTCTAGGGACTACAtgccaatttcaatgcttcatcttttgttgttccttcttcctcctccaatattTTTTCATCTTCTCATTATGTCTTCTCTTTCTTTCCTCAGACCACTTTGAGCTTGTTTTCTTTCCTTTCTGACCTTGGATTCCTTCCATTTATAACACGtgctttctaaaaatctctcttcttcttcttcttcttcacctcctTCTCCTATGTTGTTTCTTTCtgaatctttcttgacttcatgaatccaggttgttgttgacttcttgttccaaagatatttgaagttctGTTTGGTTAacttgtcatccattctgtataaatgtccaaagaaTATCAATCACTTCTTCCATACTGTTTCTATTATCTTTGatatgttccgatatatttcatcattacttcttgatatccagtgttctgtagttcttagcggaccaagTAATTTCTGTATAATTCTTTTTTCCAGTATTTCTAATTTAAtgagcttgtaattcagtactataTATTCACtcatgtatgattattattattattattattattattccttttgttATTATTCCGAGACTAAagtgatgtctgtaggtaagaaatccaacagtattgaatgtcagagtggtgatacaaagctggaacaggtagataatttcaagtatttaggttgtgtgttctcccaggatggtaatatagtaagtgagtttgaatcaacatgtagtaaagctaatgcagtgagctcgcagttgcgatcaacggtattctgcaagaaggaagtcagctcccggacgaaactatctttacatcggtctgttttcagaccaactttgctttacagaagCGAAAgcttgggtggactcaggatatcttattcataagttagaagtaacagacatgaaagtagcgagaatgattgctggtacaaacaggtgggaacaatggcaggagggtactcagaatgaggagataaaggctaagttataaatgaactcgatggatgaagctgtactcataaaccggtttcggtggtggggtaatgtgaggcaaatggaggaggatggattgcctaggagaataatgaattcTGTTatgaaaggtaagagaagtagagggagaccaaggcgacgatggttggactcagtttctaatgatttaaagataagaggtatggaactaagtgaggccacagccttagttgcaaatagaggattgtagtgacgtttagtaaattcacaagggcttgcagactgaatgctgaaaggcataacggtccataataatgtatgtatgtatgtatgtatgtatgtatgtatgtatgtatgtatgtatgtatgtatttcttcaCAACTGGTGGTAAAATTGGAAATAACTTTCTTTCTTTATGTTTGTTTTTcttcagaaatggaggagatgtcgTGCTCCTTAATTCCCACCATCACCAACACATTGCTGTCATTGGTAACCCAGATTGGAAGCTGCTAGCATTACTTTCTGGATTGGTGTCAATTTTGCTGGCTGCTAATGCTGCCATTCTGACCGAAGGATTCTTCGAAACATGTCAAGAATTCAGGTCAGCCCTGGTAAAGGCTCTCTCAGGTGGAACACCTGCCCTTGCAGCTGTTGTCCGGGAAAGACTCTCTTGTAATGCTGTGTTTGACCTCATGGATTACATGGAGCAGAATATTGTTAAGAATGGAACCCAAGGCAAATTGGAGTACTTCCATAAAGAAATATTAGACACCTCCTTTTATCTTCAGATAGGGATTGTAGCATCCTGGTTTAACCTAGTCATTTGGGTTGTAACTCTGACCTGCAATTCACTCCTTGCTAAATCTGTTGCTCAGTTTGTCTCCCGAATTGCCAATTGAATGTGATGTATTGATTTTATCTGTTCATAATCTGCATGCTTTGTGTACAACCAGACCTGCGTCACTCATAACCATTTATGAGTGAATATATGACTAATATTCACCGCTCCTCTGTTATATGTGCCATACATGTGAAGTCTTCTCGATGTGAAACATCGCTTGTCACCCATGTACCGTTTTGCACTGTCGATGTTGGCCAGAAATGAATCACTCACTATTTTTTATTCTGTTTATTCTCTTAAGAGAATTAATTGACCAAAGTAATTTGTATGCTATAACCAGTCATGTAATTTATTGTGAATCTGACCATAAATGCTCAAAACATGACCTTTCTTTACAGAGGTTTACAAATTCATAGGTATTGTGCATGCAAGATATTGACCAAGAATGGTAGACGCAATAAGGCTTCTGCACTTTGATTGTGGTTACTTCATAATTCTTTTTAGCATACATTTTTGGGCCATACTTTCATAGTTTCACAAAACGGTTGTTTAATTTGGATATGGCAAAACTTGGTTATAACAACATC
This window of the Anabrus simplex isolate iqAnaSimp1 chromosome 8, ASM4041472v1, whole genome shotgun sequence genome carries:
- the LOC137501846 gene encoding uncharacterized protein, whose protein sequence is MGPFTKEYILAMLYLMAAAFSGVTVISVSRVWTHWSPVLDTCIDIRCGCILYATRSAHLAVGGDNYLCHFASFSSVPVVILGLLLAGYHIFRACTIKAKITTLESMYRYQSRNGGDVVLLNSHHHQHIAVIGNPDWKLLALLSGLVSILLAANAAILTEGFFETCQEFRSALVKALSGGTPALAAVVRERLSCNAVFDLMDYMEQNIVKNGTQGKLEYFHKEILDTSFYLQIGIVASWFNLVIWVVTLTCNSLLAKSVAQFVSRIAN